The Corynebacterium minutissimum genome includes the window GGCCGAGCCAAAGCCCTCACCAAAAGACAGGTTGCGGGCTTGGTGGAGCTCGCCGGAGCGAAGGTCATGGATACCGCGGGTGGAGGCGGCGAAGTCGAAGTCAAACTCGGGAAGGACGGTGAGCGTGCCTTCCGACATGCGCCAGCGCGGCGGCGCAAAGATAGTGGGCTCGAAGCCGATCTTTGCCATCTGCCGGGTCGCCCCCTTCAGGCGCAGGCGTGCCTCGTGCGCATCCAGGTTGGCAAACTCAGCGCGGCGGCCCTGAACTGCTTGGTCGAAGCCGTTGAGAATGAGCACTCGGCCCGATTCAGCTTGCTCCCGCAACCACGACTGTGTCGCCGAATCCTTAGCCAGGTGCCAGTTGCCATCAATGTGCGGCGCCACAAGCAACGAAACAGGAATTGTGGCTTTATCAAGCTGCTTGAGCAGACTGGAGGCCTGGCTTCGGGTGTCATCAAAAATACTGGAAATCGAAACCAAAAGGTGGCCATGCATAAGAAAAATTATCGCACAGCCACCGCGCCGCCGCGCGCCGAGCGGGGGTGATGCTTAAGCCTCCGCCCCCGTAGCTTGGTTAATCAGCCACGCATACTCAAACGCGCTCTGCTTCCACTTGGCATAACGGCCCGATACACCGCCATGGCCGGCGGCCATCTCAGTCTTGAGGAGGAACTCGCCGCCGGTGGCGACGTCACGAAGCTTGGCTACCCACTTCGCTGGCTCTACGTACAGCACGCGGGTGTCATTGAGCGAGGTCAGCGCCAGAATATTGGGATACTTCTGCGGCACAATATTCTCATACGGCGAGTAGGAGGCCATGTAGTCGTAGACCTCCGGGTCGTGGTACGGGTCGCCCCATTCTTCCCACTCCACCACCGTGAGCGGCAGCTCCGGCATGAGAATCGAGGTCAGCGGGTCCACAAAAGGCACGTTGGCCTCGATGGCCTTGAACCTATCCGGCGCCATGTTCGCCACCGCGCCCATGAGCAGGCCACCGGCGGAACCGCCCTCCGCTACCAAGGTGTCCGGCGTGGTCCCCCGGCGCGCGATGAGGTCATCGGCCACTGCGATGAAGTCAGTAAACGTGTTCTTCTTCGCTAGCATTTTGCCATCGTCATACCAGTTGCGGCCCATCTCCCCACCACCGCGCACGTGCGCCATGGCAAAAATCATGCCGCGATCCATGAGGGACAAACGGAAGACCGAGAAATACGGGTCCATGTTCGCTTCATAGGAGCCGTAGCCGAAGAGCAGCGTCGGGTTCGGCTGCGTGCGGTCTAGGTCCGCGCGGTGCACGATGGACACCGGAACCTTCGTCCCGTCAGGCGCTTCAGACCAGACGCGATAGGCCACGTACTCATCCTTGTCATAGCCGCCAGGGACTTCCTGTTCCTTGAGCAGCGTGTACTCCCCGGTGGCCACGCGGTAATCAAAGAGCTGGGCTGGCTGGATGAAGGAGGTGTAGCTCACGCGCAACACCGGCGCATCCCATTCAGGGTTACCGGCCACGCCAACGGTGTAGAGCTCCTCGTTGAAGTGAAGCTCGTCGAAGCGCGCCCAACCTTGGCGCACATCCATCACCGCCGCACGGCCGATACCGCCACGGCGATAGCCCACGACAATCTGGTCGCGGTAGCAATCCACGCCCTCAATGCGCACGGTGTCATCATGCGGTATGAGGACGGTGAGTTCGCGCAGCGCCGGCAGCTCTGCAGAAACCGGACAGTAGCCGAGCTCAAAGTTGGGGCCGGTGGCATTGTGCGTGACAACCCAGTAGTCAGTGCCGTCCACAATCGCGTGGTCAACGTCGTAGTCCACGCTGGTCTCGCGCTCCCACAGACAACGGAAATCACCCTCTGGGGTAGATTGCTCAAGTACCCATGCCTCGTTCGTCGTCTTTGAGCCGGAGACAATCATGATGTACTTCTCGCTACGGGTCGTGCCCACGCCGATGCCGAAACGCGAATCCTCCTCGCGCATGACCACGACGTCCTCCGACTGCGGGGTGCCGACGCGGTGGCGCCACACGGTGTCCGGGCGCCAGGCGTCATCGACGGTGGTGTAGAAGATGAACTCCTCCCCTACCCACGTCGCACCGTAGAAGATTCCCTCAAGGCGGTCCTCCAACAGCTCACCGGTACGCAGGTCCTTGATGAAGAGCTCAAAGCGCTCATCACCGGCCACGTCGACGGAATAGGCCAGCAAGTCCCCGGAATCGCTCACCGTGGAGGCACCTAGGGCGAAGAAGTCATGGCCTTCGGCGAGCGCGTTGACGTCGAGAAGCACCTGCTCCCCTTCTGGCGCACCCTCCTCCGGGATGGTCGGCGGAGTCCACGGATCGGAGCCTTCCGCTACCGGGATGCGGCAGCTGTAGCCATACTCCTGACCCTCCTCGGTGCGGCCGTAGTACCAGTACTTACCGCGGCGCTGGGGCACGGACATGTCCGTCTGCTTGATGCGGGACTTGACCTCAGTAAAGATGTTCTCCGTCAAGGTCTCCAGATGTGCGGTGCGCTCTTGGGTATAAGCGTTTTCCGACTTAAGGTACTCGCGAGTCTCCGGGGAGTCTTTCTCGCGCAGCCACTCGTAGTCATCGACGAAGCTGCGGCCGTGGAACTCACGGGTGACCGGGCGCTTAGCAGCAATCGGTGCGTTCATTCAGCCTCCTTAAAAGTGGTTCCGGACAGGCGCTCAAAAGCCTCAACGTAGCGCGCACGGGTGGCCTGGACAACGTCCTCGGGCAGGCGCGGCGGCGTGGACTCCTTGTCCCAGCCGGAGTTGGTGAGCCAATCGCGCACGTACTGCTTGTCAAAGGAGGGCTGGACCTTGCCTTCCTCATAGGTATCGGCCGGCCAGTAGCGCGAGGAGTCCGGGGTGAGGACCTCATCAGCCAGCACCAGGGTGCCGTGCTTATCGACGCCAAACTCGAACTTCGTATCCGCCAAAATAATGCCTTTCTCCTCCGCCAACGCGGCTGCTATGGCATAGATGCGCAGGGTCGCCTCGCGCAGTTCTTCGGCGCGTTCGCGGCCGAGCTTGTCCACGACTACGTCAAAGGACACGTTCTCATCGTGGTCGCCCTGCTCCGCCTTGGTGGCCGGGGTGAAGATGGGCTCGGGCAGGCGGGAAGCCTCGGTGAGCCCCTCGGGCAGCTCGACGCCGCACACGCTGCCGGATTCCTTGTATTCTTTCAACCCTGACCCGGTGAGGTAGCCGCGGGCGACGCACTCGAAGGGCAACATGTCGAGTTTCTGCACCACCATGGCGCGGCCGAGGACCTCCTCGGGGATGCGCTCATCATCGAGCGGGCCGGCGAGGTGGTTGGGGAAATCGATGGCGTCGAAGAAAAACATCGAGGTCGCCGTGAGCACGCGCCCCTTGTCCGGAATGGCCGGTTCCAGCGCATGGTCATAGGCGGAGATGCGGTCGGAGGCCACCATGAGCAGGGTGTTGTCGTCGATATCGTAAATATCGCGCACCTTGCCGGAGGCGATGTGGGTGTAGGAAGAAAGTTCAGGACGCATGACAACCATCCTAGCCCCGTCTACACTGCATCAAGATACGTCCCTATTCCGAGGAGTTAGACCATCATGCGCACTCGCGTGACCTCTCTTGTGACCTCCGCTGCGCTGGTGTGCGGCGCCTTGTCTGCGCCCGCTGCGCACGCAGCCGACGTCTCCGTGCGCGAGTCCGCCCACGGCCAGTGGCTGTGCTCAATGTCGGCGTCGGCGTCGGATCGCGAGCTGGCTCGCGACGTCCGCGAAGGCTACATCAACACCATCCGCGAAACCTCGGAGCAAATTCAGGCACAGTTTCCTAAGCTTGATTTTTCCGCGTACACCTCACGGGACGTGAGCAAGGCGCCGGGTTATACAGCGACGGTGGCGGCGCTGGGCAAGGCCGGCTACACCGGCGCAGACATGCTCATCATCTTGGTTGGCACTTCTGCCCCAGAGGCGCTAGTGGCAGACGAGTCGGTGTTGCTGCCTGAGGACGCCGAGTATTCCATCAATGCGGCAGCCGGCCGCGCTGAGAAGGGCCCGGCGCCTTTGCTGTCGACC containing:
- a CDS encoding DUF2334 domain-containing protein; this encodes MHGHLLVSISSIFDDTRSQASSLLKQLDKATIPVSLLVAPHIDGNWHLAKDSATQSWLREQAESGRVLILNGFDQAVQGRRAEFANLDAHEARLRLKGATRQMAKIGFEPTIFAPPRWRMSEGTLTVLPEFDFDFAASTRGIHDLRSGELHQARNLSFGEGFGSAKWWRRNIIRAAERSAERGNTVRLSISGRNLDDRKVVSDFLKAAERAVAAGARPADYSVFMHAE
- a CDS encoding serine/threonine protein kinase — encoded protein: MRTRVTSLVTSAALVCGALSAPAAHAADVSVRESAHGQWLCSMSASASDRELARDVREGYINTIRETSEQIQAQFPKLDFSAYTSRDVSKAPGYTATVAALGKAGYTGADMLIILVGTSAPEALVADESVLLPEDAEYSINAAAGRAEKGPAPLLSTGSDFSPKLRTALAENQAQEKKAVDAFNAAQSQAFEECVAELRERGAEEGIQEVPELTIPGETTQEKSSSTGAAVIGVMVALTAIMVGGYLASNGKSIGAFGGFELPVLRVPGLG
- a CDS encoding S9 family peptidase, producing the protein MNAPIAAKRPVTREFHGRSFVDDYEWLREKDSPETREYLKSENAYTQERTAHLETLTENIFTEVKSRIKQTDMSVPQRRGKYWYYGRTEEGQEYGYSCRIPVAEGSDPWTPPTIPEEGAPEGEQVLLDVNALAEGHDFFALGASTVSDSGDLLAYSVDVAGDERFELFIKDLRTGELLEDRLEGIFYGATWVGEEFIFYTTVDDAWRPDTVWRHRVGTPQSEDVVVMREEDSRFGIGVGTTRSEKYIMIVSGSKTTNEAWVLEQSTPEGDFRCLWERETSVDYDVDHAIVDGTDYWVVTHNATGPNFELGYCPVSAELPALRELTVLIPHDDTVRIEGVDCYRDQIVVGYRRGGIGRAAVMDVRQGWARFDELHFNEELYTVGVAGNPEWDAPVLRVSYTSFIQPAQLFDYRVATGEYTLLKEQEVPGGYDKDEYVAYRVWSEAPDGTKVPVSIVHRADLDRTQPNPTLLFGYGSYEANMDPYFSVFRLSLMDRGMIFAMAHVRGGGEMGRNWYDDGKMLAKKNTFTDFIAVADDLIARRGTTPDTLVAEGGSAGGLLMGAVANMAPDRFKAIEANVPFVDPLTSILMPELPLTVVEWEEWGDPYHDPEVYDYMASYSPYENIVPQKYPNILALTSLNDTRVLYVEPAKWVAKLRDVATGGEFLLKTEMAAGHGGVSGRYAKWKQSAFEYAWLINQATGAEA
- a CDS encoding phosphoribosylaminoimidazolesuccinocarboxamide synthase, yielding MRPELSSYTHIASGKVRDIYDIDDNTLLMVASDRISAYDHALEPAIPDKGRVLTATSMFFFDAIDFPNHLAGPLDDERIPEEVLGRAMVVQKLDMLPFECVARGYLTGSGLKEYKESGSVCGVELPEGLTEASRLPEPIFTPATKAEQGDHDENVSFDVVVDKLGRERAEELREATLRIYAIAAALAEEKGIILADTKFEFGVDKHGTLVLADEVLTPDSSRYWPADTYEEGKVQPSFDKQYVRDWLTNSGWDKESTPPRLPEDVVQATRARYVEAFERLSGTTFKEAE